The stretch of DNA tacccgaggatgctcacattcctatcattttgggtagaccatttctgcacactgctggtgcagttatagatgttggctcagggacattgacctttaaagtagggaaacagtccattattttttcccagaccgctaagaagaaagatcctctgtggccagtcacttgtaatacgatttctgagaagaaatcttattttgtgctttctgatatgcctgcccctatgcctattaCTGCcgtaacacctccgcccctgtgtgggagcaaattggaggaagatccttctgttttgactGTTGTAGGAACtgatttggggaaggaagagcagtccgttgctccagctgtgaaggagcctatcgttcaaagaggcggcctgGGAGGTCTTAGCTATGgtactgatgaggagcctgatgaggagccagtcaaggtgacggagtccgatttggattttgacgagccacacgaggtcattgattgggaagatgttcgagatgctgatccgttgagttctgcggatattggaattgataggagtgccgctgaggagatgagcactgtagaggctacttcttgtagccagaagccgagcaagtgggccatcccgtggccattcttgatcaactattagttgattaaagcttttttaagaacattttattgcttttgttagactttttattgctttggtttgcgcgagacttcgctttaataagtttgcttaggatttaaagattttaaactgttactttgggttttgcgcaattttgggcgcgttattatgtgtatttgcaggttcatagaccttattagctcaatttattgagctaattcgaggaaatcagaaacttacagcaggttttccagtcgatcgactggccatcttggtcgatcgactgagccgcgacaccaggggcttctgttcctgtcagcctggtcgatcgaatggtctttatggtcgatcgactgtgccccGATGCTGCACCTGCTCACGACTACTCCCCTGATGTATTTGGTCggtttgcggagttgagggagtcttctctccactttattctccgattcatttttgttttcttccgttccttattttgcacataattttgcgtttcgtaaattctCTTCTCAAAATAATGCACGATATTTTCTGTCCTTTCAGGTACTTTATGGTAGCActactggctactgaaacctcctagctcacgctggtttggggaggtttccttttactgcgcttaaagtctcgtgagtttccgagtttaaacttcatgtcttatttagttattatttatcgcaaattcccgtttcccttttatttcattatatgattttgcacaatggggacattgtgtgatttggtttggggaagggttttgcattgcattcacatgttttattgcattcctgtttcacgtttattgcatttcaatttgcatttgttatttcatttcctatatatatacaaaaaattgaaaaaattcaaaaaattcaaaaattgcacgtttacttttgcatataggtcgagtcagaacggtagtatttcaatgatgacattgcattttcagctgtttatgcctaagccgtgcttaattgacatgttattagtagaatcaaatatccatcgtctacgagttttcgttaaatatcttactgaactttaaacttgacttagatttttggcaaactacatcattttttgaggtttagagcttataactggtgtcattcatgaccggtttatctagaaatgtgagtagtactccttatgagacatggtacatcaatatgcatagatatgaacttaatctgcttaatacatgtatgcattcggttcgtggttagttgacacatgtggaagaggttacccttttattcattttgcccataagcttcacactgccaaaaatagcctttttgtcccgttactacatcctacatttagcctgccctcgtcaagctagtagtttatgttcttgggattgttattttgtttttggttgctattgctctttatgagaacttggtgaaatgattgaagaaaaaaaaaaaggaaaatcgTGTTGTACTGTagaagggcagtcgatcgactggaaacaatggtcgatcgactgagccccaTGGAAAATTCGAgaatagaaaaaaaaatcatatgcggtaaagtgaaagatattgggttgatgatttatactcccatgttgtatttgtatcttatggggagttgactaactgtggagattgtgagattcgtgcttactattagcaccgtttcgattgatctttagcaagaagttggatgttgttataatttggttcccttagttactagattgacttttaactctgtttttatccaaatttatcttagcccttcctgcccatacctcacatatccatatttacctcggcatgtgtcatggtcatttgtttggttgaaatgcatatgtacggttgtagagattattttcatattagattgtaggcatgttcttataggtcgtagttaggtgagtgtcattacaaaattaattctttctatcttttacatattttcacctgtgcttgtgtgtgatatgagcgacccgtgagagtccataatgataagtctctatagttgacggttcagcagtttttgacgactacataactcgtttgcatgattcacatctcTAATTGAATGTTAGTTGTtccattaaattggtttaggctatttggtatgcatttcgctctgagattgaactcgttccattaggtcctaggatTGAGTCGAgttcttgcttagggacaagcaagggtttggtttggggaagtttgatgcgtgtcctaaatatgatgttttacaccctattttacacgcatttcagagctcatttgtgtagtttaagctactatttcccctatttccgactacttttgtgtttttgtgcaatattgaagaaatgtgaagaatccagcggaaatcgagccgaatccatccccgagtacttggcattgcatttgacatgaagtatttactcgggaagcgaacttggtgcgcgtatcgaggctcgaaagacgaattcacgaagcttttggagccaagtacctgttgaagtgcTCGATAGACCGATGCACTTGGTCGATAGACCAGCGTACGAAGAtgagaagctactgttcagcgcatattagtcgatcgaccaaaccgttaatcTGACGCAAGTCAAAaggacgagaattagaaagcccaatgtaattaggttttaggaataataaGTTACGTAGATTATCTATATAATGTAACCTGATGTTTTCAGAAGAGGCATCAAGTCTTTAGGGTCGAATTTATTAGGGTTCATCACAAAAAGTTGAATTTTGATTAATTCATTAGCTTAGaatattttccgtcaataaagtttacttccgcatctggttttgatctttcctcttcaattatttacggtattcttctgttcttttgTTCAGTTTCGCTGCTTAAATTCGTTCATAGTTACAATTGCTAGTTTAGGTTTCCCAAGAGCCAAATTATTGATTCATgttagttaattatttagttatttcgattatgaattcttttgttttatttgtaAATTTTATTGCTGTTATGAATtttgtcatgagtagctaaatcaatcgtgctaagatgtagggaatctgtagtgtaggcggcgtaaatTTTGTAGGcctgagtcgcgccatggtcgatcgaccgcctaccctggtcgatcgactggcttaagtGAGATCAATTTCGTCttgtttaatttaattgctatatttgacgaatcgagtgcacgcgactagttgaatgcttaggaattgaacgacccgataagatcgaaagataggggagggagatagactacttaattaagacgactaaattaataagatcgagagataagttaatttagacttttaaatcacttttcaggacgagagtccgtactagtgatattagggacccgtagctaagatcgaaagatgctaccttttaagagtggaccgagaggaccgagaggacttcttattttcccatcttacgagattatttcagacttacctaggatagtgccgccgaaactatagtgaaccgaccatcttggcacccttttaatatttgttttcatcttaTTTCTTTAATCACTCTTTTATTTGTTCTAGTttaattttattacctttagttatagattcattcaaatcaaacccccctcaaaaccgttactttagactaaaattagacaactattaattgcatcgcctccttctggttcgaccctgactgccgctatctatagtagtagtttggattataaatttatctttggtactctacgacggtatcacataagttgaaatcacaacaagcaagaaataaattatgtgaacatattagattaagcatgaatcaatccccatgttggtttcccctaattccccattaatcctagttaaggaaactactcactcattatcaagtttaacatgctaacaaggttgtcaatcatactagcaaggcaaaacatgatgaataaatgaaaatgattaacaataattaaacaaggttaagagagaattatacctatgaagatgattcctaataataaagcaaaaaataatagaagtacttgatgattgatggaaggttgtcaatcctccaaataaacccaaataatcttctaattacccaaaataaatgaagaacaatagagaaattaaggaaagattaagtattgaatttgtattaagactagattaaaagttgattacaagattaaggaatgattagaacttgattaagagagtattacaacttgatgataatctaggtagtacaaaagggtatttatactaaagattaagtacaaggattagggttactaagggcttaaatgactattaagtccttaaaaaaagttgaggaaatgagcatttccgttttgctagtcttggCACGGGACTAGCGTCTTGAGAATATGCTCGGTGGGTTCTGtcctgtgatccgagcggatcatgaaGGAGACGCTCGGTACCtttggcttcaagacgagcgtcttggctggaggacgctcggatggtggtgcTGGGAGATGCCCGGATTGGTGGCAATCCGCTCGAATCCTGGGTCAGACAGCTTCTTTTCTCTTCGTTCCTCAACATTCCgtggggatcttgttgaggattcaaggatcctttcatcattgcccaatctacatTATTATCTATATAGGCCATCTAGTATTGTCTTCTTCTTGATGCTtagtcattagatgcgatccatttagctccattttgccatgaaaatgcaaggctaTCACTTCTTTCCTACCAAAAGCGACAATCCTCAAAGAGTATGCAAAATgaaaaactaaagatagtaaatgaaccaattatgcactaaaaaacaTAGGAACATAgtaaattcggggactaaatgtgctcaaatatgagtcacatcagcttATAACATCACAATTTACATCATATAGTCATCTTTTTGTATGACCACAAGAAATATTCTGTCATACATCAATTACACAATAAAATTTAACTATCTTAAGTTGCTTTGTGTAATTTTGATAATCCATTCCTTATCTCTATTGTGTAATGGCTGTTCATTCCTGCTCCAAAATCGTTGAATAACCTGTTGAATAATCACTCTTGCTTGTATTCTTGGGTGTAGCATGGAACAATTAATCCTAGCCTGGTTTCGTGCTGTCCAGATTGCATAAGATATACCAACATGGCAAGCACAAATTATATTCCTCTGCAATTTACTCCATCCCCTGCTTGTCTTCATCCAGTGAATAATATTCCTAGGATTAAAGTTAACTCCAACCTTCTGCTGCAAAACTGACATACACAGACTACTGTACTGACAATTATAGAACACATAACCACGGTCTTAATCTGCATTGGCGCATAAGTAGCAATTGGTATCATGGCAGAACCCCATCCTCTTCATCATGTCCTTAGTGAGCAATTTGTTGTGCATTCGTATCCAATATAGGAATAAATGCCTAGGGATATTGGTCCTGCTTCATGTAATGTGATACCATGAGACAGGAGGTCCAACATCCCTTAGCCAGTTATACCCCTCTGCAGCTTTATACTCCTCATCCTTGCCTACCCATTTATCCTCATGGTAGCCTGGTTTAAACACTTGCATGATAGAATAGATCGTCTTCCAGGACCAACTACAATCAGAAGGGATTTGGTAGTTAGTCAAGTGTTGAtctttcatataaacatgattGATCCATCTAACCCATAAGTGATCTTTCTTAGCTGCTAGCCACCATAAATATTTACCCAGTAGAGCCTTATTCCATTTCTTGCAGTCAAATAATCCTAATCCACCCTCTGGCTTAGGTGCACAAATTTTATCCGAGTTTACATTAGGTATCTTCTCAAAGTTATCTTTACCACCCCAACGGTAGTTCCTACAAATTGCTTCCACTTTGTTCATAATCCCATTTAGAAGTAAGAACATACTAGCCCAATAAGAATGTAAGGTCATGAGGACAGATTTGATTAGAGTTAATCTGCCTGCATAAGATAAGTGTCTGGACCCTCAACTCCTTATTCTTTTAACTATCCTATCAATCAACTGTTGCCCTTTATTCTTGCTAAATTTTTTGGCAGATATAGGGACACCTAGGTATCTAAAGGGTAATGTTCCCTTCTAAAACCCAGACACTTGTAACACATCAGTAACAAGACTAGCCTGAACCCCATTAAAATATGTAGCAGATTTTTATTTGTTAAGGCACAACCCAGAAGCTTGAGAGAAATTGGTGAATCCCCTTAAGAGCCACATAATAGACACAACATCTCCCTTACAAAACAATAGCAGATCATCTGCAAAAAGCAGGTGATCTAGCTTGATCTGTTTGCAGAGAGAATGGAAATGAAAACTTTCTTGTTGAGCCACCACCAGAAAGATTCGGGTTAAATAGTCCATACAAACAGTGAAGAGTAAAGGGGACAAAGGGTCCCCCTATCTAAGTCCCCTTTCCCCTTTGAAGAATCCAAAAGTGTTGCCATTAACTGATAGAGAATAGGTAGGAGTTTTGATGCAGCACATAATCAACTCTATGAACTTCTTAGGAAACTTCATAGCTTCTAAAAGTTGGTTCACAAACCCCCATTCAACGGTATCATAAGCTTTCCTTAAGTCAATCTTGAACATACATCTAGTAAATACAGTTTTCCTATTGTAAAGCCTGACCAAATCTTGAGAAATAAGCACATTCTCCACAATGTTCCTTCCTTTTATGAAAGCTCCTTGATTACACCCAATTATATCAGGTAGGATTGCCTCTAATCTTTCACATAGGACCTTAGATATACATTTGTAGTCTATGTTGCAACATGCTATAGGCCTGAATTCAAGAACAGAGAAAGGATTCTTTACCTTGGGTATCAAAGTTATGTTTGTTGTGTTTAGTTGCTTTAGCAATTTTCTAGTACACATAAAATTTTGGACTGCTTTAAAGACTTCATCCCCAATTATGTTCCAGGAATCCTTGTAGAACTGACTAGAAAAGCCATCAGGACCTGGAGCCTTAGAAGCACGAATGGAAAAAATTATTTTCTTGACTTCCTCTTTGGTAACTGGTCTCATGAGCACTTCCCAGTGCCTTGTTTCCACAAGTTTGCCCTTCTTCACAGTAGGAATGTGAACAGGACTAGTAGTTTTACTTGTTCCCAACAAATCTTTATAATATTCTAAGAATGCATTTTCAATGCTCTCAAGATCCATATGAGTAATATCATGCATATCAGCAATTTGGAGAATCTTATTGTGTACTTGCGTTACTTTAATTTGACTATGAAAGAACCTGGTATTCTCATCCCCCTCCTTCAACCATTCAACTTTAGCTTTCTGATGAAGGTAACTCAATTTGGCTTTCCTTAACATAGTAAAATATTCATGAGCATTCCTTTCCTCCTGATGCCAGTTTAACTCAATAGGGTTTCCTTGCACTTTAATTTGAATATCCTCAAGGAGATGTAGTGCTGCTGCAACAGTTTTCTCCACATCCTTGAAGATAGTGTTGTTCAGCTCCTTAAGAGTCTGCTTTAGCCACCTCAGCTTAGTTACCAGTTTATACATTTTTGTTCCGTGTACTCGTTTAACCCACGTTTGTTTTACTATATCCAGAAAGTTTGCAGCAATTCCCCACATATTATAGTACTAAAAGCTAGGTTTTTTCCTAAAATTGTCAGGTCTCCTAAAACACACACAGGGGGTGTGGTCAAAGAGTCCCTCAGGGAGAAAATGAGCATAACTCTCATGGTATAGGTTCATCCAATCCATATTGACCATAAACCTGTCAATCCTAGAGAAAATCCTAGTTTGAGGCTCTTGTTTGTTATTCCAAGTGAATAATGCACCCTTAGCTTGGATATCTTCCACTTCACATTGATCAACATAGTTTCTAAAATCAATAAGTTCTCTCCAATTCACATGTCTCCCAATCCTTTCATGATAATCTAACACACAATTAAAATCCCCACATATACACCAAGGCCTCGTAACCCTTTTTTTAATGTCAATAAGATGGTTCCATAAGCTCACCCTGTCTTCCTCCTCATTGAACCCATATACTACAGTGAACCAAAATTTTTCAGCAGCAGCAATATCTATTACTTCTACATGAATAAGTTGTGTATCAGATTCTATCACTGTTACATCAAAAATATGTGATATCCAAATAATCCATACCCTTCCACCATTATAATGATTATTATTAGTAACTTTATTCCAAATGGTACCTAAATTATAGTGAACCTTAGCTTCTGCATCACTCATCACTTTTGTTTCAACTAAACCACATAGACCCAATTTATTTTGTTGCAGAAACCATCTCACATCTTTTTGTTTATCAGGTCCATTTATTCCTCTCATATTCCAAAGACCTATTCTATCCATGATCTTAAGTGCTAGGTATGGAACTCCCACTTACAGGCCCTTTTCTGAGATTCTCATTTATCCCTTCAGTGTTAACCAATTCAACAAAATTCCTGCCATTATTCTGATTTCTCGAATTACCAGTGTGATGTTCTTGAGTCATGACACGCGTGAGTATACTAGGAGTACTAATGCTAGCCACCTCACAATAAGTTATCCCACCAAAAGGCTGTGAGGGTGTCACTACTCTTGGAGAGGTGACAACTACCTGTGTTGTTTCCACCACTGGTTTAAGAGCCTGAGGTTTTGGCCTCCAGATTTGAGTCACTTTAGGTGCTGGCACCTTTCTCCTACATTCACCAGTGTCATATCCAATCCCTTTGCATTAAGTGCAAACCAAaggtttccattcatattccACCCAGACACTCTGATCAATTCCTTTTTCATCTTTAAAATGCAGTGAATTAGGGAAATTTTGGCCAACTTTCACTTCCACCATAATTCGAGCAAATCCCAGTCTGGTTTTCTCATCAGTGGCTCCATCTATTCTAACAAATTTCCCCACGCAGAAAGTTTTTCCAGACATGATTTACTCTAGAATTTCAATGCTAATCCACATAATCTCTTCCATATTAGTACCACCATCACCACTTTTTTAACCATTCTAGCCTTATCAGTCCATGGTTTGACTATAAGGGGTTTGTTATCAAAAAGTTGAGTCCCTTGTTTGAGGACCAGGTCCCGGCACTCCATAGTGGGAAATCGGACAAGAAATACTCTATTTGGGAAAaaagaaattttatcaaatttataTTTCCCCCAAAGTCGTGTGACATACCCCTTTATGGTTTCCCACAGTGGATTACCATCCAAAACATACCCTATAATTGCCGTGGCCTAATAATCCAGTTCTGGTTTAACATCTGCCTCCGTAAATTGAAGAACTTGTTCCTCACTAACAACAGAATGAGAAGGTTGTGTACGATTACCTGAAACCGTTGTCCAAGTGCCATCATCCTCTGGTTCACTATTCTCCACACTTGTGCAAGCAGTCTCAATAATTTTATCAAGATCAATTGCTGGAATACTAATCAGGTCCCCCAGCGATCTGGTCTTCCTTAATTGTCCTGAACTTGGTCCCATCCTTGTTTTAGATTTGTCGCTAGCCATTGATGGATCTGCTGTTGAATCAAGACGTAAATCTTTGCTATTACTAAAGCGAAGTCTTAATTGTGCTCgagattttgattgattttgttttgatttttgtttcctTGCCATGATGCAGATGAAAACCTAAAGCAAAACTAGTAAGAAGGACGTTATTTCTCTCTCTAACCCATTCTTTATCTCAattgttgtttttgtgtttattgttgatctttaACGTATTGGATTgaattggtgttgttgttgtataattggttgtgttgtgtttgtccgtggttcgcgaggcgtgtcctcggctgggtggagtcacttgcaggattggcttcacgcccttgattcgccctctgtggaacccgccacaggaggggatgtgcacattaaggaacatgcgTTATCGCTCGgaatgatgagcggggatttggtgggtatgactgcggtcccccactggcggcgtggaatacctgttgcgatgggtattctggcaggactacacactttagtgtgtagtcaggtgtgtggagatataatggagttgggaGTTGTCTGTTGTTTGTATATTGTGTACTTTGTTTTAtttaatcagtaactgaccctgttttaaatgttttgaaaactgtggtgatccgttcggggatggtgagcagttattgagtaggttgagatggcttgcgcgagggatagctgggatggagtcgtCACATGTCtttagagtcttccgttgtgtctttAACTTAGTTTGTTTTACAGTTGATTGGTTTTTGGAACGTTTGTGTTACTTTTACATTTTGGGATTTTgatattgtaatcacttaaactcatttacttaattaagtatgtttctgtatggtctatttgatatacatttcctcgggtaactgagatggtatcatttccatgcattaggtggtcaggtaaggcaccttggtgtatgggggtgttacaaagtggtatcagagagacgattttggaacctctAACTAATGcacccaatgaatctagggagtcaaaataaaatgaacacgGGTAGTATTTGTTAGCAGCTAATgcaaggcttgggagacgtcctaaagccgcGATCTTGGCCTACAACTTTGAagcggtcactatggggtgtcatgggatcgctatgtgtttacttaaGTTATATTGCATATATGTATTGAATGATGCGTTGTATGAATTGGTGGATAAATGAATGTGGAGAATGGAGGATGTAGTGGCAAAAGGTGAGTAGTttgcatgattatatgttgatgtgaataacggaattgcatgatgttgatttctaatgtggcttattaggaacatgtgaataggatgttgcgttgaatatatatatatatatatatatatatatatatatatatatatatatatatatatatacatatatatatatatatatatatacatatatatatagggAAGATCCGGTGACTTTGCCACTTTTTGTGAGTTTTCCCTACGTATATATACAATTGACTAACAAAACCAATTGATCACATAATTGGCGTCAAACACACAAACCTgctttctctctctatctctcccCCTATCTCTCTAACGTTTTTTAATCAAAACAACGTCGTACTGTGTTACGATCAAAAAAAGCGCACAAACTCTTCAAATTGATCAACAAATTCATCGATTCAtcacaattttttttctcaaatccaTAATTCTACACGAAATTCATTCACAATTTTGATTAATTCAATTGAAACTATGattttttttcttcaattattaatCATATTTGCGAAAACTCTAACTCTTTAAATCAAAATGAAGGTATGTATATTTCTTACAATTGCATAATTAATACTCGAATAACTGCATCATttgaatcaaataacaaattcttATGATTTATGTGTTTTTTTCGTGATTAATGACATTAGTATTTCGATTAATTGTAtatttttttggtgatttgtaGGTGGAATGACGTTGAACACGAACAATTGATGCTTAATAGAATAATTGAAGTCGTGTAATAGAATAACTGATGTTGTATGATAGAATAATTACGTTACTGTAATAAAATATCTTGTTTACTGAGAATAAGGTTCTCTGGTATgtatagttattttaatgtagaaactcggttattgtaatgaagaaacgtagttattttatagttaactcAGTTGTTTACTGAGAATAATGTTCTCTGGTATTGATAGTTATTCTAATGtataaactcagttattgtattattaaaactcagttattgtatctaTTAAGTTATAGTTAGCCttttggtgatttgcaggttGAATCAAGATAGACGCGAATAATTGACgttcaatggaaaaattgatgCATTTACTTTATCATTTTTTGTTagttttcatcttgtttaattgaataacCCAGAttttgtaatgtagaaactcatttATTGTCATGTTAAAttctggtatttgtagttattgtaatgtaaaaactcggttattgtaatgaataaattgtgttattgtatcgagatgaaactcaaatatgttcaaatttcATGTTCACTCGTTAGTTGTCGTAACATTAtatctcgattattgtattactttaactcagttattgtattatcaAAATTCATGTATTGTATTTTGTAGTTGCTTCATGAGTGTTATAGTAAGTTATAGTCTCTTTTTTAGTGATTTACAGGTGGAATCACGATAGATGCGGATAATTGACACtcaatggaaaaattgatgtCTAGACTtggtcattttaatgaagaaatgtAGTTATCTTATAGTTAACTTAGTTGTTTACTGAGAATAATCTTTTCTGGTATTTATAGTTAGTGTAATGTAGAAAACTGagtttattgtaatgtaaaactctgTTATTTGtatttattgtaatgtagaaactctagtatttgtagttattccaaTGAAGAAACTaatttattgtaatgtagaaactcaattattgtaatgtaaaactttggtatttgtagttattgtagtgtagaaagtcagttattgtaatgagtaaatcacgttattgtattgagatgaaattCAAATATGCTCAAATTTCTATCTTGTTTGTTTTATCTTGTTTAATTGCATAACTAGTCATTTCATTCAATCAATAATTGAGATTGATTAATGCAATagcaaaatctgaaaaataaaataatatatatataacaaggttaaaaaaaccacttactttcattatataactatTTTGTTTCCAACACATTACATTTAAACATCTCCAACAAATTATATCTAAGCATCATCTTAATTACATCTATGCATTTCAAATAATACATCTAACAATAGTAGCAtcacaaatattacatatatttatctACAATACAACGTCTAAAATATTTCTTCCAACGAGAACTGTGTCTTGCTGTTGTTTCCACGTTTCTTCCACCAGTATTTCTTCCCAACGAGAATCATGTCTTGCCGATTGATGAGGGTTGAACCAGCAGACAACAAAAGCTcactaaaagaaataaaaacaataaaggggtaagttataaataacttTGCAACAGATATACAATAAGCACCTCTAAGTATTGAAATAACCGTAAAACAACTATAAAA from Silene latifolia isolate original U9 population chromosome 10, ASM4854445v1, whole genome shotgun sequence encodes:
- the LOC141607972 gene encoding uncharacterized protein LOC141607972, producing the protein MDRIGLWNMRGINGPDKQKDVRWFLQQNKLGLCGLVETKVMSDAEAKVHYNLGTIWNKVTNNNHYNGGRVWIIWISHIFDVTVIESDTQLIHVEVIDIAAAEKFWFTVVYGFNEEEDRVSLWNHLIDIKKRVTRPWCICGDFNCVLDYHERIGRHVNWRELIDFRNYVDQCEVEDIQAKGALFTWNNKQEPQTRIFSRIDRFMVNMDWMNLYHESYAHFLPEGLFDHTPCVCFRRPDNFRKKPSF